The sequence GATTGCCCGTCAGGCAAAAGTTCCGGGATCGACCGAAGAGTTCGCAGTCGTGTTTGCTGCAATGGGTATCACCCGTGAAGAAGCAAACTACTTCATGGCAGACTTCGAGAGAACCGGTGCACTTGAACGTGCAGTGGTGTTCCTGAACCTTGCAGATGATCCGGCAGTCGAACGCACGGTTACCCCGCGTCTTGCACTGACCACTGCAGAGTATCTGGCATACGAGCTTGGATACCATGTGCTGGTTATCCTGACCGATATGACCAACTATTGTGAGGCACTCCGTCAGATTGGTGCTGCCCGTGAAGAAGTACCGGGCCGTCGTGGTTATCCGGGTTACATGTACACGGACCTGGCATCCATCTACGAGCGTGCAGGTATCATTAAGGGTCTGAAGGGATCTGTTACGCAGATTCCGATTCTGACGATGCCTGGTGACGATATTACCCACCCGATTCCGGATCTTACCGGATACATTACGGAAGGTCAGATCGTTATCTCTCCGGAGCTGCACCGTAAGGGTATCTACCCGCCAATCAACGTGCTGCCGTCCCTGTCCCGTCTGATGAACCTTGGTATCGGCAAGGGTCTTACCCGTGACGATCACAAGAAGGTCTCTGATATGATGTACTCGGGTTACGCAGAAGGCGTCGACCTCCGCGGCCTTGTGGCTATCGTTGGTAAGGATGCACTTTCCGAGCGTGACCAGAAGTTCCTTGAGTTTGCAGATGCATTCGAGAACAAGTTCGTCCGTCAGGGTTCCGATGAGGACCGTACGATTGCTCAGACGCTTGATGTCGGCTGGAACATGTTTGTTCAGCTGCCGGAGAGCGAGCTTGAGAAGCGTATCGACCGTGATCTGATTAAGACCTACCACCCGAATTACCGGAAGTGATTTGCCATGGCGCTGAATGTGAAGCCGACCAGATCCGAACTGATCAATCTGAAAAGGAGGATCAAGTTATCGGAACGCGGATATAAGCTTCTGAAGATGAAGCGCGATGGACTGATCCTTGAGTTCTTCAAGGTGCTTGCGGAGGCAAAGGATCTCCGCAATGATCTTGCTGTGAAGTACGCCCGTGCACAGGAAATGATTGCAATCGCAGAAACTGTGGAGGGAAGTATCGGAGTGAAGGCTGCGGCATTCTCGGCATCCGAGAGCCCGCAGATTGATCTCAAGAGCAAGAACATCATGGGTGTTGTTGTGCCGAAGATCGAGTCAAGGAGTGTGAAGAAGACGCTGACTGAGCGCGGGTACGGAGTTCTGGGAACTTCGTCCGCGATCGATGAGGCGGCTGAAGCATTCGAGGATTTAGTGGAGACGATTATTCTCTCCGCAGAACTTGAGACGACGATGAAGCGTCTTCTTGATGAGATTGAAGGAACAAAGCGCCGTGTGAATGCACTGGAGTTCAAGGTGATTCCGGAGCTGATCGAGGCACGGAACTTTATCAAGATGCGTCTCGATGAGATGGAACGCGAAGAGCTGTTCCGTATGAAGAGAGTGAAGGGCAAGTCGGAAAAATAATTTTTATTTTTTCGATTGTCTTTTTGAAAAATTTTTTTTGAAAATATTTTTGGTTACGTGTTTTGATCAGAGATGAATTGGCTGATCGATTTGTGAAGTGACGGGATGTCCTGCACTACTGTGTCCCAGATGAGATCATAGTCCACGTCAAAGTATCCATGAATCAGTTTGTCCCGTGTTCCTGCAATAAGTTTCCAGGGAATTTCATGATGCAGTGAGGTGAACTCTTGCGTGAGATTTTTTACTGCTTCGCCGATGATCTCAAGCGATCTGACCACTGCCCTCTGACACATTTCATCCTGCATGAACATTTCATGCGAGTAGGTTGTAAGGATGTGGCAGAGGTAGGTTGTTTCCTTTTTGATGTGATGGAGGTTAGTCAGGTCGCTTTGCATATGATCAGTTCCCCTTCGATATTTGGTTTGATATAGGGGCTGATGCCTGCCTCGGTGAGGAGATCCACTTTTCGCCCGAAGAGTTCTTCAAGAAAATCTGCGAGCCCCATGTAGTTTCTGATGTTCTTTTTTCCCGGTTGAAATGTTACCAGAACATCTATGTCAGACTCTTGGGTATCCTCTCCCCGGGATACGGAGCCGAAGATTCCAATCGTTGCAACACCATATTTTTCCGAGAGGAAGGAGAGCTCACGCTTGAGTTTTACAAGAACATCATCTTTGATGCTGTGATACACTTCCATTCTGCTGCTCTCCCAATTAAGATGTATATTGGGATTAAGAAATTATAGTATTTCCCCTCGCGTCACAGTTGAGGGATCTGGGGATCAGTACTTGTGAGCATCTGACACCAGTTCCCCAGTTTCCATCCGTCTTCAGTTGAAAGCAGAACAAGAGACACCGCATCAGAGTTGGTCGCATTCGTGTTCACGTTCATCTCAAGAAAAACAAACACCGTCTCTCCTGCGGACACGTTCACGGTATCCTGCTGCAGTCGAACCGACATTCCGTCCGGGACATCAGTGTCAGGATCAAGGTGGACCTGGATGTCCTTCCCGGCTGGTGCCGTAATTTTCAATGAGATGAGGCCGGTCTCGCCCGGGTTTGCCACGAATACAGGGACTCGGCTCTCTGTTGCATTTCGCCGCTCCACTTTGGCAAATCCTGTACTGTTCTCAAGATCAAATCTCCACTCCACCGGAAAAATAATCTGACCCTCAACTCCCGGAGGCATGCGGTAAGAGCCCTTGTCGTAGATACCCGGGGTGAACAGGCTCGAAAACTCTGGTGTTTCATTTTCCACGGAGGTATTCTGAGGCGGCACAGTGGTACATCCTGCGGTGAATATCAGGAGGACTATTAGGAGATTAATGATTGCTATGGATTTGTATGTCATTTTTCAGATGCCTTTTACTTACATTAATCTGTTTTAAATATTTGTAATATTTATCCAGTGCGGCACATCTGCGCCGAAGTTCATATTTTTTGAGATAACTTTTTTGTGCGTCTTTTTTTTCAAAAAAACGTACTGTGATGTCTTGTTGGAAAATTATTCTTGATTGAATATAGGTCACTTCTGAGATTTGTGGCGCGCATATTTTCCGATAAAAAAAAGAAAATAATTTTTTTTTTCTACCGAAAAAATTCTCGAAAAAATTATGCTCTCTGTTTGATTCACACTGATAAGTGAAATCGTCGGCGGGGAATTGATTTTTCGATAGTATGATCTTTGAAAAATATTGTGGGTAATGTATTAATAGTGCCTATTGGCATATCCTTCCTTAAGGGGATGTGGTAATCTCTACTTCGTCCCTCGTATGATCCAGGAGATGATGGTTCTTTATGAGAACTGATAACGGTATCTCTCCGGTCATTGCAGTCGTGGTTTTGATTGGCCTTGTAGTGATAGCTTCAGCTATCATCGGCCTGACTATGCTTGCGACGATGGAGAATGTGTCGGGAACACCGCCAGATGTGCGGTTTCAGGTATCCGCAGACGGAGTGTGTTTGTACCATGCGGGAGGAGATGCACTGCCTCTAAGAAATCTGGTTTTTTATGATACTTCGACAAAAAAACCGATCGAAGTCAAGAATATTGAGCTGATAAAAGGCGGGGGTACTATCTTAAAGTTTGAGGGTGATGACGATAAAAGTTTCGAGCTGAATGTCTGGGAGACAGGGGATAAGATCCGGATCATCAGTGGAAAACTGAGTGAATTGTCGATTGTGGGGCCTGACAGCAGAAACCATCCGGCACTGCTGTACATGGGAGCGAACGCGATGGTGATGCCGATCGGGGATATGGTGCCGGATGAGTGGATAGAAACGGTCGTGCCGGTAGTACCGACCGGGCCAGAAATGCCGGAAATTCCACTTGACATAAATCCAGGAATTTTTGAAGATTTAATTCAAATCCAGAAGAACAACGATAATAAGGGAATTAAATTTGATGAGAAACAATTGATTATAAATGGGGTCCTCGTGGATAGTTATGATTACAATGTCACGAATAAGGATGAAGATATCTGGATTATAGTAAGTCCGGAATATGGTGAGGGTCATACTCAGAATACCACCATTACCGTAAATGTGTATTCCCTTGTGAACGATACATACGAACTAATTTATTCTCCTCCTGCAATACCGGATACACAAGGTCTGCATGATGTAATACTGAAAATACCGAACAATTATTTGATACAAGGGGACCTATGTTACGTAACAATCTATAGAGAAGGTTCGAAGAATGGCATCATAAAATATGCTCAAAAAACAGTTGTCATTAGACTCATTCATTGATTTCATATGAAAAATACTCCTGTTTTTAAATCCCATTCACCCACTTTTTTTCGATGCCAAAATCCTTTACCCACTCCAACATTTAACCATCATTCATCTATAGCAAAGCCTCATATCATTTTCATAAACAACATTGCCTCCGGAGGATTCCTCCCTCAAATTTCGGCAGACACCTCGTGAATTTTTACACGAAGTAATCACAAACAATTTTCCCCACCCATAATTTTTCCCTCTTCACTATTTTACCCAAACTGCTGTACTATAAAATAAATGAATCTATGAGAGAGTCTTCGATGGATTTAATACTCTCATAGCGAAACGTTGTAACTACGAGTGATTACGATTCTATGATTATCTCAGATAGGGAGGAGTGATTTTTCCATGAAATTTGGTACGCTTGCTGATGTGGAAACCCGCGGAAAAACCGTAATGGTTCGCGTGGATCTGAACTCGCCGATCGATCCTTCATCGAATACAATTCTTGACGACAAACGGTTCCGCGAGCATGTCCCAACCATTCAGGCTCTGGAGGAGTCCAAAGTTGTAGTGCTTGCCCATCAGAGCAGGCCGGGCAAAAAAGACTTCACAACGCTCGAAGCGCATGCCGAGCGGCTTGAGCGACTTTTGGATATGCCGGTGACGTATGTTGATGATATTATCGGCAGGTGCGCTAAAGAGGCGGTCCGTAAGTCGCATCCGGGCGATGTGATTCTTCTGGAGAATGTCAGGTTTAGCGCTGAGGAGAATCTGACGATGAAGCCGGAGGACTCGCGGTACACGCATCTTGTCAGAAAACTTTCTTCGATGGCTGACATCTTTGTGAACGATGCGTTCGGTACTGCGCACCGCTCACAACCAACGATCACTGGCCTGCCGTTTGCGATGAAGACGGTCGCAGGTCTTCTGATGGAGAAGGAAGTAAAGAATCTGTCCCGCGTTTTTACTTCAGCACCAAAACCGGTGACGTTTGTTCTCGGCGGAACAAAAGTGGATGACTCGATTGCTGTTGCAGGCCATGTTCTTGCAAATGGTACGGCAGACAAAATTGCGATCATCGGCGTTGTCGCGAATGTGTTTTATCTTGCGAAGGGGATTGATATCGGTGCGCCGTCAACGAATCTGATCAAAATTCTCGGATATGAGGATGAGGTTGCGAAGGCGAAAAAGATTCTTGATGCTTATGGTGATAAGGTTGTTCTGCCTGAGTTTGTTGCGGTGAAGGAGAACGGCGGACGCCGTGAGTATCCGGTTGAGGCAACTCCGGCTGACTGCCCGATTCTTGATATGGGCAGTGAGTCTATCGGAATTTTTTCCGAGCTTCTCTGCAACTCGGGAACGATTGTGTTTAATGGTCCAGCAGGAATGTTTGAGGAGCGGGATTTTGCTACTGGTACGTATGAACTTCTCCATGCAGCGGCAAAGTCAGACTTCTCGGTCTGCGGCGGAGGTCATACGGCGGCGGTTATTGAGCAGCTCGGACTTGAGCCGCAGTACTCGCATCTGTCTACGGGCGGAGGGGCATGCATCGAGTTTTTGACCGGCAAGAAGCTGCCGGCGCTTGATGCGCTGGAAAAGTCATGGGAACTGTTCGGCGGGAAATTTTAACGTACTTCCCCCATCATTTTTTTATTTTGATCCTAAGATGTTATCGTATGGTAATTGTCACCGTGTGAGTCATTAGTATCCCAGCGGTGTTATTGTATGGTGCCACGGTAATTGAGCGTACATCACCTGGTTTTGCATTTGCGAGAACGGTTATTCCTGTGGGTGAGTCAGTTGGATTTTCTTTATCTTTATCTTCATCATCATAGAAATACCATCCATCAACATCCATCCAATAATTGTACCTAGTATCTATATTACGAGCGATGGTTACCTGAACGCCTTGTTTCGGTAGACTTTCTCTCCAGATTGTAACTGTGTTGACAAAACGCAGATCCATAAAAGTGTCCATGTTATTCTCCGGATCCTCCCCATCCTTCAATAGATATTTCGTTTGAAATTTGAAAACTTTCAGGTATTTTCTAATACCCTCATCCTCTATGGAAAGATACGTAGTGACTTCTTCAGTTACAGAGGTACATTTATCATCTTCATAGTAAACAGTAAATGTCACATTATAGGATTTTTCAGAAAGAATAGCATTTAATTTGGGATAGTCATGCAAAAATAGTTTTGTATCCTTCGGATATTCTAACGGAGAATATTCTTTAATAGGTGTTCCGTCATCATAGTCCAATGTCCATTTTTTTACCGGGTATTCTTCCACATACGTGCTTTTATCCGTGATATTGAGTCTGTAGTTCATCACATCACAACTTATTGCTATACGTGCCCGATCACTGACTTCCTGTGGAGTCTTCCATTTCGCCCCAACCCGCATCTTTCCAGTATAGATCACCTGCTCCGTCTTATCATCAAACGTCGCCGTGATCACCATCGGATAATAGCCCTCATCAAATCCCTCTTCAAACTCAATCAGTACCGGCACCCCGTCAGAAAATACTGTCAGGTTATTCACAGGAGTACCAATCCGTACTCCGCCAGCAGTTGCAACAGCCACCTGAACCCCTTTCATCTTCACAAGATCCTCTCCCCAGAACGTCAACTGCAGCGGCTTCGTATCATCTCCGGTAGTATGCGGCACCACTCCGATAGTCTTTCCTCCGCTGACCGCATCACCAAATCCCAAAACCGTCACTCCGACAACCGCGGCCATCACAACCGTAATTGCAACAATGAGGATCATACCAATCACCGGTGATACTCCGCTGTTTCCTTTGCCTCGCATCATTCCCCCTGACAAAATAATATGTTATAGTGCGTGCTTCCTAATCAACGTATTTCCATAGTATGCTTTGATCAAAAAATCCGGAAAACATCTGATGCCGTGAACAGAAATTTTTCAAGCGAAAAAATGATTTTTATTTATCGGAATTTTTGTATACGGTTTTGTTTGAAGTAACCGGGATAAAATCCATCGAGATTTTTTCCCAACACCAACTCTATACATTGTCACAGTACCTGATCATAATGTAATCTCTTAACTCCATTATGTTAATATATCTTTACAACAAACACTATCATAACGAATCTCCTGCTTGTGTTTGGGGATCGTACTCAGGAGTGGTAGACAACTTGAAAGAACAAAAATTCAGACACGAACTCAAATATTACATCAACCACGCAGACTATCTCACCATCCGTCAGCGGATGTCAACCATCGCAGGCAGTGACGAACATGCAGATGAAAACGGAACCTACAAAATCCGCAGCCTCTACTTTGACACCCCGGGCGACAAAGCCCTCTACGAAAAACTCTACGGCATCAACAATCGCGAGAAATTTCGCATCAGACTTTACAACAACGACGACTCATTCGTTCGCCTCGAAAAAAAGACCAAAGTAAACGCACTCACCTGCAAAATATCAGCCCCCGTCACCCGCGACCAGTGTGAAAAACTGCTTGTCGGAGACACCGACTGGATGAAAAATGCCGGACACGCTCTTCTCACCGAACTCTACGCAAAAATGCGGTACGAACAACTCCGGCCAAAAACTCTCGTCGACTACACCCGCGAACCCTTCACCTATGGGCCCGGAAATGTCAGAGTCACCCTTGACTCCAACATTACCACCGGCATCAGAACAACCGACCTCTTCGACCCGGCAATGCCGACCATCTCAACCTATGGCGTCTCAGTCATCATCCTCGAAGTAAAATACGACAACTATCTCCCTGACATCATCAGAAACATGATTCAGGTCGAAAACAGAAAAGCAACAGCCTTCTCCAAATACGCCGTCGCTCGGATGTTTGGATAATTACAGGATACTCATCATGACATTATACACATCATACCAATTACCTGGAGGCGAGAATTGTGGCAGAACAGCTGACCTTTAACGACATCCTCTCCTCAAACCTCCTGACCACCGTGACCTCATTCTCGCTCACGGACATGATCATAGCCATGGGCCTTGCCTTCGTACTCGGTCTTTTCATTTTCTTCGTCTACAAACAAACCTACAGCGGAGTCATGTACTCATCAGGCTTTGGCATATCCCTCATTGCCATGGCCCTCATCACCACCATGATCATCATCGCTATCGGCTCCAACATCATCCTGTCTCTCGGAATGGTTGGTGCACTCTCGATTGTTCGGTTCCGGTCCGCAGTCAAAGATCCCATGGACATCACCTACTTGTTCTGGGCAATTTCTGCCGGAATCGTTCTCGGTGCAGGCCTCATCCCGCTTGCCTTCTTCGGTTCGATTGCGATCGGTGTCTTTTTGCTCGTCTTCTCCCGCAAAAAATCCCGCGACCAGCCATTCATTCTGGTTGTCGACTGTGATGGAGATGCAACCGAGAAGAAGATCATGGACATCCTCTCGCTCAGCGTGAAGAAACTCGTCCTCAGGTCCAAAACCGTTCGGACCGGCTCGGTCGAGCTGACCGTTGAGGTCAGACTCGCAGGCGAGACCAGCGAGTTCATCAACCGCATCGCAACGCTTCCCGGAGTCTCAAGCGCCGTTCTTGTCACGTACAACGGAGAGTATCTCACGTAAAATCATGATCGATGCAAAGTACATCAACCTCATCACCATAGTCTGCGTGGTCGCAGCTGCGGCTCTTATTGCGGTACTGATGTTTGCTCCTGGCCTTCTCGGCATCACCGAGAAGGAACGCATCGTCACGTATGCATCCATGTTTGACGAGGATGCGATAACCGAGATCAATATTGTGATCAGCGATGCCCTGTGGAATGACATTCTGGAAAATCCTCTCGCAGAAGAGTATCACCGCTGCGACATTGTGATCAACGGAGTCACGTATCCTTCGGTTGGTATACGGACCAAGGGGCTGACCAGTCTTTCACAGGTTGCGTCCAGCGACTCGGACCGGTACAGTTTCAAGCTGAAGGCCGATGAGTATGTGAATGATCAAAGTTTTGCCGGACTTTCCGAGTTTGTGGTGAACAATGTCTATCAGGATGCTACCTACATGAAGGAGTATCTCTCCTATGATCTGATGGAGTACATGGGTGTGCCAACTCCTCTGGTGACCTATGCGAACATTTCGATCAATGGCGAGCCGTTTGGTCTGTACGTGATGATCGAGTCAGTCGAAGACGACTTCGCCTCCCGTGTTTTCGGCGTAAACTACGGTAATCTCTACAAGCCGGAAAGCATGGATAATGCCGGAGGCGGAGGGTTTGGCGGGGGCGGCGAACGTCCTGAGGGTATGGAGAACTTCGGCGGAATGGGAGACATTCCGGCAGGTATGGAGATGGGAAACTTTGATCCTTCTGCCATGATGCCCACCACAAAGCAGCAAAATGGTAATGGCAACGCCAATGCCAACACCACTTTCGACTTCTCGGAACGAAATGGAAATATGGTTCCCGGCGGGATGGGAGGGTTCGGCGGCAGCGGCGGAGGTGCGGATCTGATCTATACTGATGACAGTATTGAGAGCTATGCGCATATCTTCAACAATACGGTCCTGAGCAAGACCAAAAAGGCCGACAAGCAGCGGGTGGTAACCGCCCTGAAGCATCTGAATGAAGGAACTGATCTGGAGACGTATGTTGATGTGGATGAGGTTCTCCGCTACTTTGCGGCAAACACTGCTCTGGTAAATCTTGACAGTTATGTGAGCAGTCTGAAGCACAACTACTATCTCTATGAGGATGGCAAAGGGCAGATTTCGATTCTGCCGTGGGACTTCAATCTGGCGTTTGGTGCGTTCCAGTCAGGCAGCGCGACGAGTTCGGTGAATTTCCCGATTGACACGCCGGTTACCGGTGTGTCTCTGGAGGACCGGCCTTTGATTGGAAAGCTTCTCGAAGTGCCTGAGTATAAGGAGCGGTATCACCAGTATCTTCAGGAGATTGTGGACGGCTACTTTGCGAGCGGCTATTTCGCGGCAAAGATTGATTCGCTCAACGAGCTCATTGCTCCTTCGGTGGAAGCAGACCCGACCGCTTTCTACAGTTACGCAGAGTATCAGAAGGCAGTTGAGTCGCTGAAGCTGTTTGGCGAGCTCCGCGCCGAAAGCATCGCTGGTCAGCTGGACGGGAGCATTCCGTCCACTGATGCCGGGCAGACTGAGAATCCTTCTGCGCTGATCGATGCGTCCAATCTCAATATGAATGATATGGGATCGATGGGCGGCGGCGGTGCTGGAGGATTTGGTGAAGGCAGAAATCAAAATACATTTTTGCAACGCGAATAGCGCGAATGAAAAAATTATCTGTATTTCTCAATGGATAGATATGTCCAAAAAAATAATTATGATAACTTCTTAAAAATCGCCATTGGCGATTTTTTTTATTCGCGCTATTCGCGTTCTTCCGCGAAGCGGTGAGCAGGCCGAAACGACTCCTGAAAGGAGGAGTTGAACACGACGGAACGGCGTGTGGGAGGCATGCGATTCGCGTTTCGGATCATCACTCAGCCAAACCGTAAATATATGTAGTAGCAGAAAGCATTTTTCTGTATTATGGAAACAAAAGAGGTAAAGCACATCGACGTCTGGTCTGCCGCCAAACTGAGTGCGGCAATCTACCTGGTCATCTCCATTATTGCCGGCATCATCTCGGCACTCATTGCCATCTTCAACATGACTGCAATTCCGGGATTATCAATGCTCACATCATTTGGTGAAGGAATTCTCATCATCGTCATTACGGTCGTCATCATCGCCATCATCGGCATGATTGTCGGATTCATTGTCGGCGCAATCATCGCCTTCATCTACAACCTCGCTGCCGGCATCTTCGGCGGCCTGAGACTGGAAGTTGAGTAAAACTTCTTTTTGTATTTTGGTGGAACCACGATCTGTTACCGCACCATGCGGCAACAAAAATAACTCATATTTAGGAGTTATTATCTATTTCCTGCGAATACTGCTGATTTTTATTTTTTGTTGCCGATCTATTGACATTGTGTTTCTAGGTAAAGGGATACTCACAGTAACAGTACTGTTTTAGCGGCAACATCGGCAACAAAAATATAAATTACTGATATATGCGAATAATTTCGACATTCGCTGATTTTAATGGGATAATTTTGTTGCCGCATCCTGCGGTAACAAATCTCCAAAATATATTTTCTCTTCACCGTGCACGGCAGGCCTTCGTGATCGTGCTTCCGGCAGTGAAAAGATCCTGCTGGGTCAGCACGACAACTTCTGTATCGGTACGAATCGTCAGCTTTCCGCTCTCGGTAATCTTTCCGATGATTTCATACGGAATACCGCTTTCTTTCAGGAAATGCTCATCCGAAAACGTCACCAGGAACCGTCCGTAGGTTTCTGAGAACAGCTTCGTCACGGCATCGCCGCTCAGCTGCACCTCAGCCTGCGCCGCAAGATTTACCAGCGCATACAACAACCCGCCGCGGGTAATCGCCATACATCCGCTTACCTGCGCCTTCTCCACCAGCTCACGGATGGCCGGCAGCGCCTTCACATCGCCCACTGCCGGTGCCGCACCACCGCAGCCGGTCACTGCGTCCAGCACCGATCCGCCAAGCTCCTCCTTTGTTGCACCGACAACTGCAATCATGTCGCCGTTATCCGGCCACTCCCAGCCGATCAGATCTCCCTTGCCGAACATTGCAACTGCCGGAGCCGGCTTGATACTGGTACCGTAAGCATCCGACTCATTGTAGAGCGAAACATTTCCTCCAACAATCGGAATCGCCAGAGCGCGGCACATATCACCGAGGCCTTTGGTTGACTCAGATATCTGCCACATTACTTCAGGCTTCTCCGGAGAGCCGAAGTTTAGATTATCCAGAGCGCACAGCGGCATACCGCCAACCGATACAATGTGCGAGGCAAGCTCGAGCACCGCATTTGCCGCGCCCGCGTACGGATTGAGATACGTGTGGCGGGCATTACATCCACATGCCGCCGAGAGTCCCATGCCGTCAAGCTCGAGCACCGAGTAAAACGGCGTAACACAGTAGGTCCTCCCTTGCGCCTGTGAGTTGAACTGGGCTGCATGCATGCTGTTGTCTGCGAGGTCGGGGTGCGACAGAACTTTTCTGACAAGTTCTGAAATCGTTCCCGCGGGTTTTGTGAACGGCGTTTCTGCGTCATACGGTTTTTCGGGAAAATCGTTCTCCACGACGCCTTCGGTCAGCAGTTTGATCGGCAGTTCGCAGACAACTTTTCCGTTGAACTCGACCACGTACTGATCACTGCCGGTCGTCTCACCAACGATTGCATACGCAAGACCGTATTTTTTGCAGACCGCTTCGGCTTCAGCAACTTTTTCCGGCTTGACTTCTGCGATCATCCGTTCCTGCGACTCGGCGAGCATGATTTCCA comes from Methanorbis furvi and encodes:
- a CDS encoding CotH kinase family protein, coding for MIDAKYINLITIVCVVAAAALIAVLMFAPGLLGITEKERIVTYASMFDEDAITEINIVISDALWNDILENPLAEEYHRCDIVINGVTYPSVGIRTKGLTSLSQVASSDSDRYSFKLKADEYVNDQSFAGLSEFVVNNVYQDATYMKEYLSYDLMEYMGVPTPLVTYANISINGEPFGLYVMIESVEDDFASRVFGVNYGNLYKPESMDNAGGGGFGGGGERPEGMENFGGMGDIPAGMEMGNFDPSAMMPTTKQQNGNGNANANTTFDFSERNGNMVPGGMGGFGGSGGGADLIYTDDSIESYAHIFNNTVLSKTKKADKQRVVTALKHLNEGTDLETYVDVDEVLRYFAANTALVNLDSYVSSLKHNYYLYEDGKGQISILPWDFNLAFGAFQSGSATSSVNFPIDTPVTGVSLEDRPLIGKLLEVPEYKERYHQYLQEIVDGYFASGYFAAKIDSLNELIAPSVEADPTAFYSYAEYQKAVESLKLFGELRAESIAGQLDGSIPSTDAGQTENPSALIDASNLNMNDMGSMGGGGAGGFGEGRNQNTFLQRE
- the purL gene encoding phosphoribosylformylglycinamidine synthase subunit PurL, with the protein product MLAAKDEAYINSILGRELTPLESAAFENLWSEHCSYRSTKKFLRTLPTTGDAVIVGPGDDAAIVQFSDDTFLALAMESHNHPSYINPYSGAATGVGGIARDVFSMGAQPIAILAPWYFGKIEEEKTQWLMRNATAGAADYANTINVPALSGYQMFDESFMGNPLINVVCLGKMKAGKFMFGKAFKIGSKLLLFGAATGRDGLGGAAFASGDIAKNAGDEGVKNTCVDGNPAVEADLIKATLELFERGLILSCRDLGAAGLGGASSEMCVNVGARIFADAVPLRDTNMNEVEIMLAESQERMIAEVKPEKVAEAEAVCKKYGLAYAIVGETTGSDQYVVEFNGKVVCELPIKLLTEGVVENDFPEKPYDAETPFTKPAGTISELVRKVLSHPDLADNSMHAAQFNSQAQGRTYCVTPFYSVLELDGMGLSAACGCNARHTYLNPYAGAANAVLELASHIVSVGGMPLCALDNLNFGSPEKPEVMWQISESTKGLGDMCRALAIPIVGGNVSLYNESDAYGTSIKPAPAVAMFGKGDLIGWEWPDNGDMIAVVGATKEELGGSVLDAVTGCGGAAPAVGDVKALPAIRELVEKAQVSGCMAITRGGLLYALVNLAAQAEVQLSGDAVTKLFSETYGRFLVTFSDEHFLKESGIPYEIIGKITESGKLTIRTDTEVVVLTQQDLFTAGSTITKACRAR